One segment of Nostoc flagelliforme CCNUN1 DNA contains the following:
- the argF gene encoding ornithine carbamoyltransferase has product MAALLGRDLLSLADISPTEVQELLQLATQLKSQQLKLQCNKVLGLLFSKASTRTRVSFTVAMYQLGGQVIDLNPNVTQVSRGEPLQDTARVLDRYLDILAIRTFAQQDLETFAHYAKIPVINALTDAEHPCQVLADLLTIQESFNTLAGLTLTYVGDGNNMANSLMLGCALVGMNVRIATPSGYEPDSKIVEQARAIANNKTEVLVTDDPELAAKDSAVLYTDVWASMGQEAEADNRMPIFQPYQISEQLLSLAQPEAIVLHCLPAHRGEEITEAVIEGSQSRVWEQAENRLHAQKALLASILGAE; this is encoded by the coding sequence ATGGCAGCATTGCTCGGACGAGATTTATTAAGTCTAGCGGACATCAGTCCTACGGAAGTTCAAGAACTCCTGCAATTGGCAACTCAACTTAAATCACAACAGTTGAAGTTGCAGTGTAATAAAGTTTTGGGGTTGTTGTTCTCCAAAGCTTCTACTCGCACGCGGGTAAGTTTTACGGTGGCGATGTACCAACTGGGTGGACAGGTAATCGATCTCAACCCTAATGTCACTCAAGTAAGTCGTGGGGAACCTTTACAGGATACGGCGCGGGTGTTAGACCGATATCTGGATATTTTGGCAATTCGGACTTTTGCCCAGCAAGATTTAGAAACTTTTGCTCACTATGCTAAAATTCCGGTCATTAATGCGCTTACCGATGCAGAACATCCTTGTCAGGTATTAGCTGATTTATTGACGATTCAAGAAAGCTTTAACACCCTTGCTGGATTAACTTTAACCTATGTGGGTGATGGGAATAATATGGCTAATTCTCTGATGTTGGGCTGTGCTTTGGTGGGGATGAATGTTAGAATTGCCACCCCTAGCGGATATGAGCCAGATTCTAAGATTGTAGAACAAGCAAGAGCGATCGCTAACAACAAAACAGAAGTCCTTGTAACTGACGATCCAGAATTAGCCGCCAAGGATTCTGCTGTACTTTACACTGATGTTTGGGCGAGTATGGGGCAAGAAGCAGAAGCAGACAACCGAATGCCAATTTTCCAGCCTTATCAAATTTCGGAGCAGCTATTAAGCCTTGCGCAACCAGAGGCAATTGTTTTACACTGTTTACCAGCCCATCGTGGTGAAGAAATTACCGAAGCTGTTATTGAAGGTTCTCAATCACGAGTTTGGGAACAGGCGGAAAATCGCTTGCACGCCCAAAAAGCTTTACTTGCAAGTATCTTAGGGGCGGAATGA
- a CDS encoding two-partner secretion domain-containing protein, translating into MSEITQDLRRWCSSLVVGGVLIASLQEHVFAQITPDSTLPNNSIVTPDGNTLNITGGTQAGSNLFHSFSEFSVPIGGTASFNNTVDIQNIITRISHKTLEKRGQKLPECMLQKNSSSFKYDPK; encoded by the coding sequence ATGTCAGAAATAACTCAAGATTTGCGGCGTTGGTGTAGTAGTTTGGTGGTGGGAGGTGTATTAATTGCTTCTTTGCAAGAGCATGTCTTTGCCCAAATTACCCCAGATAGCACTTTACCTAATAATTCCATCGTTACACCAGATGGCAACACCCTCAATATCACAGGGGGAACGCAAGCAGGAAGTAATTTGTTTCACAGCTTTAGCGAATTTTCTGTGCCTATTGGTGGCACTGCTTCTTTTAATAATACTGTAGATATTCAAAATATCATTACCCGGATTTCTCACAAGACTTTAGAAAAGAGGGGTCAAAAACTGCCAGAATGTATGTTGCAAAAGAATTCTAGCAGTTTTAAGTATGACCCCAAATAA
- a CDS encoding DEAD/DEAH box helicase family protein — translation MYLTQNSVQQLPTFRLKLPFARESKGSYYTPQPLPGCPRMPPSLQLRQYQRQAIASWFTNNGRGTLKMATGSGKTITALAIAYELYQQINLQVLLVVCPYRHLVTQWARECEKFNLQPILAFENLRTWQSQLSTQIYNLRSGSQRFITVITTNSTLIGDGFQSQLKYFPAKTLIIGDEAHNLGAPKLEESLPRSVGLRLALSATPERYFDDFGTQSLFDYFGPVLQPEFTLRDAITQGALVHYLYYPVLVELTEAESIAYLKLTKRIGRSLLYRDRENGEAGFEDNEDLKPLLMQRARLIGAAENKLTALHELMATRRETTHTLFYCSDGSQDAGQRSSLRQLKAVAKILGVDLGYKVSTYTAQTTLQEREILRYQFESGELQGLVAIRCLDEGVDIPAIQTAVILSSSGNPRQFIQRRGRVLRPHPAKERATIFDMTILTTRTQHHRRSFSTWVSSKTAKIATKSLLENARNCLIFKPSDLRSPPEPGAPLRYS, via the coding sequence ATGTACCTGACGCAAAATTCAGTGCAGCAACTGCCCACTTTCCGGTTAAAATTACCGTTTGCAAGGGAAAGTAAGGGCAGTTATTACACTCCGCAACCATTACCAGGATGCCCAAGAATGCCTCCGTCTCTGCAATTGCGGCAATATCAGCGACAAGCGATCGCTAGCTGGTTTACTAACAATGGCAGAGGGACGCTGAAAATGGCTACTGGTAGTGGTAAAACGATTACTGCACTAGCGATCGCTTATGAACTCTACCAACAGATTAATTTACAAGTTCTGTTGGTAGTGTGTCCCTATCGTCATCTCGTTACTCAATGGGCGCGAGAGTGTGAAAAATTTAATTTACAACCCATTTTAGCTTTCGAGAATTTACGCACTTGGCAAAGTCAACTTTCTACGCAAATTTATAATCTGCGTTCTGGTTCTCAACGGTTTATCACCGTGATTACTACAAACTCCACTTTAATTGGAGATGGGTTTCAGTCTCAACTTAAATATTTTCCCGCCAAAACTTTAATTATTGGGGATGAGGCGCATAATTTAGGCGCACCCAAGCTAGAAGAAAGTTTGCCGCGCAGTGTTGGGTTGAGACTAGCTTTATCTGCCACACCTGAGAGGTATTTTGATGATTTTGGCACGCAATCTTTATTTGATTATTTTGGCCCAGTTCTCCAACCAGAGTTTACTTTGAGGGATGCGATCACTCAAGGTGCTTTGGTACATTATCTGTATTATCCGGTGTTGGTAGAGTTAACTGAAGCAGAAAGTATTGCCTATTTAAAGTTAACTAAAAGAATTGGGCGATCGCTTCTTTATCGAGATCGAGAAAATGGCGAAGCGGGATTTGAAGATAATGAAGATTTAAAACCGTTATTGATGCAAAGAGCAAGATTAATTGGTGCAGCAGAAAATAAATTAACAGCCTTGCACGAATTAATGGCGACTCGCCGCGAAACTACTCATACTCTTTTTTATTGTAGCGATGGTTCCCAAGATGCGGGACAACGTTCATCTCTACGCCAACTTAAAGCTGTTGCTAAAATCCTGGGGGTGGATTTAGGGTACAAGGTAAGCACCTATACAGCCCAAACAACTTTACAAGAAAGGGAAATTTTACGGTATCAATTTGAAAGTGGAGAGTTGCAAGGTTTAGTCGCAATTCGTTGTTTAGATGAAGGTGTCGATATTCCGGCAATTCAAACTGCGGTGATTTTATCTAGTTCTGGAAATCCTCGCCAATTTATTCAGCGACGGGGGCGAGTTTTACGTCCTCATCCGGCTAAAGAACGCGCCACTATATTTGACATGACTATTTTGACCACCAGAACACAACACCACAGGCGCAGTTTTTCAACTTGGGTTAGTAGCAAAACCGCAAAAATTGCTACTAAATCGCTCCTAGAAAATGCCCGCAATTGCTTGATTTTCAAGCCTTCTGATTTGCGATCGCCACCGGAACCGGGTGCGCCATTGCGCTACTCATAA
- the pyrE gene encoding orotate phosphoribosyltransferase — protein MTYPTETLTHSDIWATTADLTILRHKLLDLFSELAYQEGDFVLASGLRSSYYVNKMQVTLHPQGALAVGRLLFPLLPVDTQAVAGLTMGADPMVTAVSIVSVYENRPIPALIIRKETKGYGTKAYIEGPTLPEGAKVVVLEDVVTTGQSALKAVERLKDVGYTVNQIISLVDRQQGGGELYQSAGLKFETLFSIQEVQERYRQLANS, from the coding sequence ATGACGTATCCTACTGAAACTCTTACCCACTCAGATATTTGGGCAACTACTGCTGATTTGACTATTTTGCGCCACAAGCTACTAGATTTATTTTCTGAACTGGCTTATCAAGAGGGTGATTTTGTTCTCGCTTCTGGGCTACGTAGTTCTTATTATGTCAATAAAATGCAGGTAACACTCCACCCTCAAGGAGCTTTAGCTGTTGGACGATTGCTGTTTCCTTTACTACCTGTAGATACTCAGGCTGTAGCAGGTTTAACGATGGGGGCTGATCCAATGGTGACAGCAGTGAGTATAGTTTCTGTTTATGAAAACCGACCCATACCAGCGCTGATTATTCGCAAGGAAACCAAGGGTTATGGAACGAAAGCTTATATAGAAGGCCCCACTTTACCAGAAGGTGCAAAAGTAGTAGTTTTGGAAGATGTGGTGACAACTGGGCAATCTGCTTTAAAAGCAGTTGAACGTCTTAAAGATGTAGGTTATACCGTAAATCAAATAATTTCACTGGTAGACCGACAGCAAGGAGGGGGTGAGTTGTACCAGTCAGCAGGGTTGAAGTTTGAAACTTTGTTTTCGATTCAGGAAGTTCAGGAACGCTACCGACAACTTGCGAATTCATGA
- the lexA gene encoding transcriptional repressor LexA: MERLTEAQQELYEWLAEYIRSHQHSPSIRQMMQAMNLKSPAPIQSRLEHLRTKGYIEWTEGQARTIRILRPVKQGVPILGTIAAGGLIEPFTDAVDHLDFSNFDLPPQTYALRVAGDSMIEDLITDGDVVFLRPVAEPNHLKNGTIVAARVDGFGTTLKRFYRQGDRVTLKPANPKYNPIEVNAIQVQVQGSLIGVWRGYN; encoded by the coding sequence ATGGAACGTCTAACGGAAGCTCAACAAGAACTTTACGAATGGTTGGCAGAATACATCCGATCGCACCAGCATTCGCCTTCTATTCGGCAAATGATGCAAGCGATGAACTTGAAGTCACCAGCACCAATTCAAAGCCGTTTAGAACATTTACGCACTAAAGGATATATAGAATGGACTGAAGGACAAGCGCGAACGATTCGGATTTTGCGTCCTGTGAAGCAAGGTGTACCAATTTTGGGGACGATCGCTGCTGGTGGTTTAATAGAACCGTTTACTGATGCTGTAGATCATTTAGACTTTTCTAATTTCGATTTACCTCCCCAAACCTATGCTTTGCGCGTAGCTGGCGATAGCATGATTGAAGATTTAATTACTGATGGCGATGTAGTATTTCTGCGTCCAGTAGCAGAACCAAATCATTTAAAAAATGGTACTATCGTCGCCGCCAGAGTCGATGGATTTGGTACCACATTAAAACGTTTTTATCGCCAAGGCGATCGCGTTACCCTCAAACCAGCAAATCCTAAGTACAATCCCATTGAAGTCAATGCTATACAAGTGCAGGTGCAAGGTTCTCTCATTGGTGTTTGGCGCGGTTACAACTGA
- a CDS encoding beta strand repeat-containing protein, protein MSRVTGGSTSNIDGLIRANGSANLFLINPNGIIFGQNASLNIGGSFVGTTANALQFGNRGFFSATEKNIPSPLLTINPSALLFNQINQNGGIQNNSIAFAGKDPAGLNAFGLRVPDGKSLLLVGGNVSMDGGRLNANGGRVELGGLAGTGTVELNEDINNLRLNFPENVAKADVSLINRANVNVRAGGSGNIVINAYNLNMAERSSLIAGIDSELGSIDTVAGDVEINATRSISLNNNSFITSAVLPRAVGKGGDINITTGSIAITNGARLNTVTFGQGDAGSVNINARDTVSFDEVNSNTFQTGVFSVVQPRAVGKGGDINIITRSLSVKNGAELNASTLGQGDAGNITIQARDTVSFDGVYDELASGASSIVNTRAVGKAGDINITTGSLLITNGAVLTASTLGQGDGGNVTIFASDFVSFNGLDSGVLNIVESGAVGNGGNVTIYADTFSLTDGARLDTRTQGQGRAGNITVHARDSVSLAGIPTKIVTAVGAGGVGKGGNLNIKATSLSLNDGAQLITAIYAKYFDTTDNSTQSAGRGDAGNTNIEATGLVTIAGSKDGIPSGIFSLVSPEGIGNGGNITIYSDSLSLTDGGIISATTSGEGNAGTLKINTVNAVSISGTLPTTGNSSGLFVSSSGLGTAGDIEVFSPKIRLDNQGRLTAESASGNGGDINLQTDLLFLRRGAQITTSAGTAEAGGNGGNINIDASSGFIVAVPNENSDITANAYTGTGGRVDIKANGIYGIGFRESPTDLSDITASSRFGTQGTVELNTPDIDPNSGLVNLPTVPVDTQVAQTCQAGGTFAKSSFTITGRGGLPPNPTTDILPPDLVHVDWISLNPSTREGKSPPVTIKPTATPKPIVEATGWVMNAKGEVQLIANAPATTPHASWQNPVSCRDPLDVSVQGYKYHWNRKPG, encoded by the coding sequence ATTAGTCGAGTTACGGGTGGGTCAACTTCTAATATTGATGGTTTAATTCGTGCTAATGGTAGCGCTAACTTATTTCTGATAAATCCGAATGGGATTATTTTTGGACAGAATGCTTCGTTAAATATTGGTGGTTCTTTTGTTGGGACTACAGCTAATGCACTGCAATTTGGAAATCGAGGATTTTTTAGCGCTACTGAGAAAAATATCCCTTCACCGTTGTTGACTATTAATCCTTCAGCATTGCTATTTAATCAGATTAATCAAAACGGAGGGATTCAAAATAATTCAATTGCATTTGCAGGAAAAGATCCAGCAGGTTTAAACGCATTTGGTTTACGAGTACCAGATGGTAAAAGTTTACTGTTGGTGGGTGGTAATGTCAGCATGGATGGGGGACGATTAAATGCTAATGGTGGACGAGTGGAGTTAGGAGGGTTAGCAGGTACGGGAACAGTTGAGTTGAATGAGGATATTAATAATCTGCGGTTGAATTTTCCCGAAAATGTAGCAAAAGCGGATGTATCCCTTATTAATAGAGCTAACGTGAATGTCCGTGCTGGTGGTAGTGGTAATATTGTCATCAATGCCTATAACTTGAATATGGCAGAAAGAAGTAGCCTAATAGCGGGGATAGATTCAGAATTAGGTTCTATTGACACTGTAGCGGGGGATGTTGAAATTAATGCAACACGGTCAATAAGCCTTAACAACAACAGCTTTATTACCAGTGCCGTGCTACCCAGAGCCGTCGGCAAAGGAGGCGACATCAATATCACAACTGGGTCTATTGCTATAACAAATGGCGCTCGACTAAATACTGTCACATTCGGACAAGGGGATGCGGGTAGTGTGAATATTAATGCCCGCGATACTGTCTCCTTTGATGAGGTGAATAGTAATACTTTTCAAACTGGGGTATTCAGCGTTGTGCAGCCTAGAGCCGTGGGAAAAGGTGGAGATATCAATATCATAACGAGATCACTCTCGGTGAAAAATGGTGCTGAACTGAATGCTAGCACTCTGGGTCAAGGAGATGCAGGTAATATAACAATCCAAGCCCGCGATACCGTATCTTTTGACGGGGTATATGATGAACTTGCAAGTGGGGCATCCAGTATTGTAAATACTAGAGCCGTAGGCAAAGCTGGAGATATCAATATCACAACTGGGTCATTATTAATCACCAATGGTGCTGTACTGACTGCCAGCACTTTAGGACAGGGAGATGGAGGCAATGTCACTATATTTGCCAGCGATTTTGTTTCCTTTAACGGTCTTGACAGTGGTGTATTAAACATAGTGGAATCAGGAGCAGTTGGCAATGGAGGTAACGTTACTATTTATGCCGACACTTTCTCGTTAACTGATGGTGCTAGATTGGATACCAGGACTCAAGGGCAAGGTCGAGCAGGCAACATAACTGTCCATGCCAGAGATTCGGTTTCTCTTGCAGGTATTCCTACCAAAATTGTTACTGCTGTTGGGGCTGGAGGTGTTGGTAAAGGGGGAAATCTCAATATTAAAGCTACTTCACTTTCTCTCAATGATGGTGCCCAACTGATAACTGCAATTTATGCCAAATATTTTGATACCACAGATAATTCAACTCAGTCTGCTGGACGGGGAGATGCGGGGAATACCAATATAGAAGCCACTGGTCTAGTAACGATTGCTGGAAGCAAGGATGGAATTCCTAGTGGTATTTTCAGTTTAGTATCACCAGAAGGGATAGGCAATGGAGGTAACATTACTATTTATTCCGACTCATTGTCTTTAACTGATGGTGGTATTATATCTGCTACTACTTCTGGAGAGGGGAATGCTGGCACACTTAAAATTAATACCGTTAATGCTGTCAGTATTTCTGGGACACTACCCACAACTGGAAATTCCAGTGGCTTGTTTGTTAGCTCTTCTGGTTTAGGAACTGCTGGAGACATTGAAGTTTTCTCGCCTAAAATTCGTTTAGATAATCAAGGAAGGCTCACTGCGGAATCTGCATCGGGAAATGGTGGCGACATCAACTTACAGACTGATTTACTCTTTCTCCGTCGTGGCGCTCAAATTACCACCAGCGCAGGCACAGCAGAAGCTGGTGGTAATGGTGGCAACATTAATATTGATGCCTCATCCGGCTTCATCGTCGCTGTCCCCAACGAAAATAGCGACATCACTGCTAATGCTTACACAGGTACAGGTGGCAGAGTCGATATCAAAGCGAATGGCATTTATGGTATTGGGTTCCGAGAAAGCCCAACTGACTTAAGCGACATTACCGCTAGTTCAAGATTTGGTACACAAGGCACTGTAGAACTCAATACACCTGATATTGACCCCAACAGTGGCTTAGTCAACCTGCCAACAGTACCAGTTGACACCCAAGTAGCACAGACCTGTCAAGCTGGTGGAACTTTTGCTAAGAGCAGTTTTACAATCACTGGACGCGGCGGTTTACCACCTAATCCGACAACGGATATTCTCCCCCCTGACCTAGTGCATGTAGATTGGATATCGCTCAATCCCAGCACCAGAGAAGGCAAGAGTCCACCTGTTACCATCAAACCTACTGCTACACCAAAACCGATTGTGGAAGCTACTGGGTGGGTGATGAATGCAAAAGGGGAGGTACAACTCATAGCAAATGCACCTGCTACTACACCTCATGCTTCATGGCAAAACCCTGTATCTTGCCGTGATCCGTTAGATGTTAGTGTCCAGGGGTACAAGTATCATTGGAACAGAAAACCGGGTTGA
- a CDS encoding IS1380 family transposase: MTPNKNDCIPEQFRFGLVKSCPVVVNFNGEPVTSDAGLILIAELDRKREITSRLAACFKDYREPNKILHPVNGLIAQRIYGLIMGYEDVNDHETLRHDGIFALAVGKAINLEQEPITLAGKSTLNRIEHCPEDISSRADSRYHRIEHDASAIETLLVELFLESYRKPPRQITLDLDVTDDPVHGNQEETFFNPYYRGYCYAPLYIFCGKHLLAAKLRASNVDPAEGGLGELQRVIKIIRSRWKEVKIIIRGDSAYSREDIMSWCESQTEIYYVLGLARNNRLLQLSQSIQYRASQEYSGKIKHIVEFFETLFPPSPDLKNDAAVFVDNSVWYCSLDYQTLDSWSRQRRVVAKVEYSYKEVDTRFVVTSLPVNKIPPGRLYTQKYCPRGNMENCLKEQKLGLHSDRTSTHTFEGNQLRLWFASIAYILMNALREQCLAKTEFKNATVEIIRTKLLKLGAVITIRKRRILIAISSACPYKEIFAMVYKSLSQLPCPG, from the coding sequence ATGACCCCAAATAAAAACGATTGTATACCGGAACAGTTCAGATTTGGACTAGTAAAATCATGTCCAGTTGTAGTTAATTTCAATGGTGAGCCTGTAACATCTGATGCAGGATTAATATTAATTGCGGAACTAGATAGAAAAAGAGAAATAACATCACGGCTGGCAGCATGTTTTAAAGATTACCGAGAGCCAAACAAAATTCTGCATCCAGTTAATGGCTTAATTGCACAAAGAATATATGGCTTAATCATGGGCTATGAAGATGTAAATGACCATGAAACTCTACGCCATGATGGGATATTCGCACTGGCAGTAGGAAAAGCAATTAATTTAGAACAAGAACCAATTACTCTGGCTGGAAAAAGTACCTTAAATCGGATCGAGCATTGTCCAGAAGATATCTCTTCAAGAGCAGATAGCCGATATCACCGTATTGAACATGATGCATCAGCCATAGAAACACTCCTAGTTGAGCTATTTTTAGAATCTTATCGAAAGCCGCCACGACAGATAACTTTAGATTTAGATGTTACCGATGACCCCGTACATGGTAATCAAGAAGAAACATTTTTTAATCCTTATTACCGAGGGTATTGTTATGCGCCACTTTATATTTTCTGCGGTAAACATTTACTTGCGGCAAAACTTCGTGCGTCTAATGTTGATCCTGCAGAAGGAGGATTAGGAGAATTACAAAGAGTAATAAAAATAATCCGCTCACGATGGAAAGAGGTGAAAATTATTATTCGTGGGGATAGTGCTTATTCGAGAGAAGATATAATGAGTTGGTGTGAATCTCAAACTGAAATTTATTATGTATTGGGACTCGCTCGAAATAATAGGCTACTCCAGCTATCCCAATCAATTCAGTATCGCGCATCCCAAGAGTACTCAGGAAAAATTAAACATATAGTCGAGTTTTTTGAAACCTTATTTCCTCCATCACCAGATTTAAAGAACGACGCAGCAGTATTTGTTGATAACTCAGTTTGGTATTGCTCTCTTGACTATCAAACTCTAGATAGTTGGAGCCGTCAGCGTCGTGTTGTCGCCAAAGTTGAATATAGCTATAAAGAAGTCGATACTCGCTTTGTAGTTACTTCGCTCCCTGTTAATAAAATCCCGCCAGGGCGACTTTATACTCAAAAGTACTGCCCGCGCGGGAATATGGAAAATTGTTTAAAAGAACAAAAGCTAGGGTTACATAGTGATAGAACAAGTACCCATACGTTTGAAGGGAATCAATTACGTTTGTGGTTTGCGTCTATTGCTTATATTTTGATGAATGCTCTACGAGAACAATGTTTAGCAAAGACGGAATTCAAAAATGCAACTGTTGAGATTATACGCACAAAATTATTGAAGCTAGGAGCCGTCATTACTATTAGGAAACGACGAATTTTAATCGCAATTAGTAGTGCCTGCCCTTATAAAGAGATTTTCGCAATGGTTTATAAGAGTTTATCTCAATTACCTTGCCCTGGCTGA